The proteins below come from a single Iocasia fonsfrigidae genomic window:
- a CDS encoding carbohydrate ABC transporter permease, producing the protein MLEKIKFTLNSRRGRKNIIFSFLAMLIAVIFLFPIYWLLMMSFKPDIEIFAKVLTYYPHEFTIQPWLENLQNQEFLCSLRNSFMIATTSMLLSIIFGVPAAYGMGRYKVSGRKIILLTFLVTQMLPPSLMLTPMYLIFNNLGLLGTYLAPAIAISSGAVPFIVIILRPYFKSIPRSLDDAARIDGCNLFQSFFRIMIPAIKTGIIVVVVISFLSGWNDLAYSMTFNVKAEMRPLTANIYKFQSKYGTRWNAIMAYGAILVIPVILVFVFLQKYIVGGLTAGAVKE; encoded by the coding sequence ATGTTGGAAAAAATTAAATTCACTTTAAATTCCAGGAGGGGCAGAAAAAATATAATTTTTTCTTTCCTGGCTATGTTAATAGCAGTGATATTTTTATTTCCAATCTACTGGTTGTTAATGATGTCTTTTAAACCTGACATTGAAATATTTGCTAAAGTACTGACATATTATCCTCATGAATTTACGATTCAACCCTGGTTAGAGAACTTGCAGAATCAGGAGTTCCTGTGTTCACTGAGGAATAGTTTTATGATTGCTACTACTTCCATGTTGCTTTCAATTATTTTTGGTGTTCCGGCAGCATATGGTATGGGGAGGTATAAGGTTTCAGGCAGGAAAATTATTCTGCTAACTTTTTTAGTTACCCAGATGTTACCACCTTCTCTAATGCTGACACCAATGTATTTAATTTTTAATAATTTGGGGTTACTGGGTACTTATCTGGCACCGGCAATTGCTATTTCCTCAGGTGCCGTTCCCTTTATAGTAATAATTCTAAGGCCCTATTTTAAGAGCATTCCCAGATCTTTGGATGATGCGGCCCGGATTGATGGCTGTAATCTATTCCAATCTTTCTTTAGAATAATGATTCCGGCAATAAAGACGGGTATTATCGTTGTTGTAGTAATTTCTTTTTTAAGTGGTTGGAATGATCTGGCCTATTCGATGACTTTCAATGTTAAGGCAGAAATGCGTCCTCTGACAGCAAATATTTATAAGTTTCAAAGTAAATATGGGACAAGATGGAATGCTATTATGGCATATGGGGCAATTCTGGTAATACCTGTTATATTGGTTTTTGTATTCTTACAGAAATATATTGTCGGGGGGCTGACTGCTGGGGCAGTTAAAGAATAG
- a CDS encoding ABC transporter substrate-binding protein, giving the protein MRKYLERFYSITIFSLVFMLIGAVFSLNVYAKPVEVSLWHYFEHEAEALEKVVADYNAMQDEIEVIPTFVSREELMNQYTIGAISGELPDIGMVDSPNMASFVALDVFADITEYVEEWDDLQYFYDGPLNSTMDVEGKIHGLPNNSNCLALLVNMDILEAAGFDEPPTTWDEFYEIAAATTDPSNSIYGFSMSAVGNEEGTFQFIPWLYSSGASVSSLVSEKAISSLELLTNLVKEGYMSREVINWGQADAYNAFVAGKAAMLESGTWQIATMDEDIDDAFDYQYTLLPKGEEYASVIGGENFGVTVAASDVEACTDFIKFMQTAENNANWCEIAGKLPVRSDAAELKDFWTEDERYAVFTDAMNYAVARGPHPEWPIISEAIYSAVQAALIGEKTPEQAMKDAAAIINPILAEIPVAGSN; this is encoded by the coding sequence ATGAGAAAGTATTTAGAAAGGTTTTATTCAATTACTATCTTTAGTCTTGTGTTTATGCTAATAGGTGCTGTATTTTCTTTAAATGTATATGCTAAACCAGTAGAGGTTTCTCTCTGGCATTATTTTGAACACGAGGCGGAGGCGCTGGAAAAGGTAGTAGCTGATTATAATGCTATGCAGGATGAGATAGAAGTTATTCCTACCTTTGTTTCTCGTGAAGAGTTAATGAATCAGTATACAATCGGGGCAATCTCCGGTGAATTACCTGATATCGGTATGGTAGACTCACCCAATATGGCTTCATTTGTTGCTTTAGATGTTTTTGCTGATATTACTGAATATGTAGAAGAATGGGATGATCTTCAGTATTTTTACGATGGTCCCTTAAATAGTACTATGGATGTTGAAGGCAAGATCCACGGGCTGCCAAATAACTCAAACTGTTTAGCTTTATTGGTAAACATGGATATTTTGGAAGCGGCCGGGTTTGACGAACCGCCTACTACTTGGGATGAATTCTATGAAATAGCAGCAGCTACTACAGATCCGTCTAATTCTATTTATGGTTTTTCCATGAGTGCAGTAGGTAATGAAGAGGGGACCTTCCAGTTTATACCCTGGCTATATTCCTCTGGGGCTTCTGTCAGCTCTTTAGTTTCTGAAAAAGCCATTAGTTCATTAGAATTATTGACCAATTTAGTTAAAGAGGGCTATATGAGCAGAGAGGTCATTAACTGGGGACAGGCTGATGCCTATAATGCTTTTGTAGCTGGTAAAGCAGCTATGCTGGAATCAGGAACATGGCAAATTGCAACAATGGATGAAGATATAGATGATGCCTTTGATTATCAATATACCCTTCTCCCTAAGGGTGAGGAGTATGCCTCTGTTATAGGTGGAGAAAATTTTGGGGTTACTGTTGCTGCCAGTGATGTTGAGGCCTGTACAGATTTTATAAAATTCATGCAGACAGCAGAGAATAATGCCAACTGGTGTGAAATAGCAGGCAAATTACCTGTTCGAAGTGATGCTGCTGAATTGAAAGACTTCTGGACAGAAGATGAAAGATATGCAGTATTTACTGATGCAATGAACTATGCTGTAGCCAGAGGCCCACACCCAGAGTGGCCTATTATCTCTGAAGCAATCTATTCAGCCGTACAGGCGGCCTTGATTGGGGAAAAGACTCCAGAACAGGCAATGAAAGATGCAGCAGCAATTATTAATCCAATTCTAGCAGAGATACCTGTTGCTGGAAGTAATTAG
- a CDS encoding helix-turn-helix domain-containing protein — translation MNKIKNSIPSRIKYLRKTLELTQKEFSNRIKISRSTIGNIENGTNTISDQLIHNISKEYGIREEWIKKGKGEMRKSPENIIMEAVKYLSDVEIKAALNKLNDRFNPSKPEEDDKATLYKILDFLKEQYKKGDQDMRGYLTIKLKKAFPEYEEYIENTMNKKEE, via the coding sequence ATGAATAAGATAAAAAACTCAATACCAAGTCGAATAAAGTATTTAAGAAAGACATTAGAATTAACTCAAAAAGAATTTTCAAATAGAATTAAAATAAGCCGTTCTACTATAGGTAATATTGAGAATGGCACAAATACTATATCAGATCAACTCATACATAATATATCTAAAGAATATGGGATTAGAGAAGAATGGATTAAAAAAGGAAAAGGTGAAATGAGGAAATCTCCTGAAAATATAATTATGGAAGCAGTAAAATATTTATCTGATGTAGAAATTAAAGCTGCTTTAAATAAGTTAAATGATAGATTTAATCCTAGTAAACCAGAGGAAGACGATAAAGCTACATTATATAAAATTCTGGACTTTTTAAAAGAACAATATAAGAAAGGTGACCAGGACATGCGAGGTTATCTTACTATTAAACTTAAAAAGGCTTTTCCTGAATATGAGGAATATATTGAAAACACAATGAATAAAAAGGAAGAGTAG
- the ligA gene encoding NAD-dependent DNA ligase LigA encodes MYEAIKIKMKKLREKVRHHEYKYYVLDSPEISDAEFDQLVRELQNFEEEYPELITPNSPTQRVGGELLDSFEKVEHTVPMLSLSNAFNDGELREFAYRVYKLVGTKDIEFVIEHKIDGLSVILTYEKGLLTVGATRGNGVIGGNVTENIKTIRSIPLSLPEELSAEIRGEVYISKSDFEYINNKRFDEGEEPFANPRNAAAGSIRQLDPRIAAERSLSMLAYDLVSIEGQEFDTHTDAMEFLKGMGFKVNWYHKCKNIDDVIELCNQWTEERDNLPYEIDGLVIKVNNLDLREQLGTTAKSPCWAIAFKFSFHQKTTVVKDIIISVGRTGELTPIAILGPVCLEGFTVSRATLHNEDEIKRKDVRIGDHVLVRKAGGVIPEVVKIIEEKRNGSEEVFKMPDRCPECGAMVLRQGEGPFIWCINNSCIAQRRDCILHFISRKAMNIKGVEYELIDQLIEGSIIEDYADLYLLTINDLINIGNLNYQLAINIINAIEKSKTRPLQNLVFALGIKQVGVGIARILATKFNSVEELSQAKLADLESIDGVHPTLANNIINFFSLPQNQRVIEKLKDAGVIMNNKLRRKNNEKSSKLENIFKYEIKEVKYKFIRVHIELLLDDNNYSIFYKEFKYYLLRNTLTEDGYNWITKLLEGKKIDDKKRNYLKNSLKRIFTNEDHLKGLIGEYILSFYYRNIEENYLWDYGPKGRSSAEPGIDYIVFTGAENNIKDIRFTVWETKTTESNVNNRASEIYSFFGKNGSFDENIDYEIKAIQELFKNKEKSNLKKVVAKLPYYVLNRDKNLRIGASIILKEDTTTLNTLKSFEKCFPELTKEQRIVKFIFFLLLNKVMKDLVRDIWKTL; translated from the coding sequence ATGTATGAAGCAATTAAAATTAAAATGAAAAAATTAAGAGAAAAAGTTCGTCATCATGAATATAAATACTATGTTCTAGACTCACCTGAAATATCTGATGCAGAGTTCGATCAATTGGTGAGAGAGTTACAAAATTTTGAGGAAGAATATCCAGAATTAATAACCCCAAATTCACCTACTCAACGAGTGGGAGGAGAACTGCTTGATAGCTTTGAGAAGGTGGAACATACAGTACCCATGCTCAGCTTGAGCAATGCCTTTAATGATGGCGAACTAAGGGAATTTGCATACAGGGTTTATAAATTAGTCGGAACAAAGGATATTGAATTTGTAATTGAACATAAAATAGATGGATTATCAGTAATACTTACATATGAGAAAGGATTACTTACAGTAGGGGCTACCCGTGGTAATGGTGTTATTGGGGGAAATGTCACCGAGAATATAAAGACCATCAGGTCTATACCATTGAGTCTTCCTGAAGAACTTTCCGCTGAAATAAGAGGAGAAGTCTATATCAGTAAGTCTGATTTTGAGTATATCAACAATAAGAGATTTGATGAAGGAGAAGAGCCTTTTGCCAATCCCAGAAATGCTGCAGCTGGTTCCATCAGACAACTGGATCCGCGTATTGCTGCAGAAAGATCATTATCAATGCTTGCCTATGATTTGGTCAGTATTGAAGGACAGGAGTTTGATACACATACTGATGCAATGGAATTTCTCAAGGGAATGGGGTTTAAGGTAAACTGGTATCACAAATGTAAGAATATTGATGATGTTATTGAATTATGTAATCAATGGACAGAGGAGAGGGATAATCTTCCCTATGAAATCGATGGACTTGTTATAAAAGTAAATAATCTCGACTTAAGAGAACAGCTTGGTACTACTGCCAAGAGTCCGTGCTGGGCAATAGCTTTTAAGTTCTCTTTTCATCAGAAGACCACAGTTGTCAAGGATATTATCATTTCTGTAGGGCGTACTGGAGAATTGACCCCTATTGCAATTCTGGGTCCTGTTTGTCTGGAAGGATTTACAGTCAGCAGGGCAACTTTACATAATGAAGATGAGATAAAAAGAAAAGATGTCAGGATTGGTGATCATGTTTTGGTGCGGAAAGCTGGAGGAGTTATCCCAGAGGTAGTAAAGATTATAGAAGAAAAAAGGAATGGAAGTGAAGAGGTCTTTAAAATGCCGGATAGGTGTCCTGAGTGTGGTGCTATGGTTTTAAGACAGGGAGAAGGACCCTTTATCTGGTGTATTAATAATTCTTGTATTGCTCAGCGTCGGGATTGTATTTTACATTTTATATCACGGAAGGCTATGAATATTAAAGGAGTTGAATACGAATTAATTGATCAACTTATAGAAGGAAGTATAATTGAGGATTATGCAGATCTTTACTTACTAACTATTAATGATCTTATAAATATTGGAAATTTGAATTACCAGTTAGCGATAAATATTATTAATGCTATAGAAAAAAGTAAAACGAGACCACTACAGAATCTTGTATTTGCTTTGGGAATAAAACAAGTTGGAGTAGGGATTGCCAGAATTTTGGCAACAAAATTTAATTCAGTTGAAGAATTATCTCAGGCTAAGTTAGCCGACCTAGAGTCAATAGATGGAGTTCATCCAACTTTAGCCAATAATATTATTAATTTCTTTTCTCTACCTCAAAATCAGAGAGTTATAGAAAAATTAAAAGATGCTGGAGTTATCATGAATAATAAGTTAAGAAGAAAAAATAATGAAAAATCCTCTAAATTAGAAAATATATTTAAATATGAAATAAAAGAAGTGAAATACAAATTTATTAGAGTTCATATAGAGTTATTATTAGATGATAATAACTATAGTATTTTTTATAAAGAGTTTAAATACTACTTATTAAGAAATACATTAACAGAGGATGGGTATAATTGGATTACTAAATTATTAGAAGGTAAAAAGATTGATGATAAAAAGCGTAACTATTTAAAAAATTCATTAAAAAGGATTTTTACTAATGAAGATCATTTAAAAGGATTAATTGGAGAATATATCCTAAGTTTTTATTATAGAAATATTGAAGAAAATTATTTGTGGGATTATGGACCTAAAGGAAGGAGTTCAGCTGAACCAGGGATTGATTATATTGTATTTACTGGGGCAGAAAATAATATCAAAGATATAAGATTTACTGTTTGGGAAACTAAAACAACAGAAAGTAATGTAAATAATAGAGCAAGTGAAATTTATTCTTTTTTCGGTAAGAATGGTAGTTTTGATGAGAATATTGATTATGAAATTAAAGCAATCCAGGAGTTGTTTAAAAACAAGGAGAAGAGTAATTTGAAGAAAGTAGTAGCAAAACTTCCTTATTATGTATTAAATAGAGATAAAAACCTCAGAATAGGAGCATCTATTATATTAAAGGAAGATACAACTACTCTTAATACTTTAAAATCTTTTGAAAAATGTTTTCCTGAATTAACTAAGGAACAAAGAATAGTAAAATTTATATTTTTTTTGTTGTTAAATAAGGTTATGAAAGATTTGGTGAGAGACATATGGAAAACATTATAA
- a CDS encoding DEAD/DEAH box helicase, producing MENIINNHNIDKILSEINNRNDFLELIEYIFYYDMELLIKDISIKESELKDDINKLKLLEKISIYIYSNYTNELFNKNQDLRDKALELVALTFERASIYFKHMDLNIIDGRDIVLKRLKYCFRSSIAYSLAGNSPNSIFMANKIIKLFKYIDKHEGYYDKDLITLYRFSSYILNRKFSLSTSKLSKKQSSILFSLTRYINTGNQDHYFMAINDLQSLISSKLEKCQSEQFWILRNIYLVLQKFYDNCVWTVLYNIFDNNYIKQLIKSRPPILELWPNQLKIVNNPNSFLNVDFKNRILINLPTSGGKSLLAEFALIKELEKNNNKKCIYIVPTNALVYEVYKRLQERFRRLEYNVLNIPGGYEDHGEKLFQEYSVLITTPEKMDTIIRNNIRNNFLDDVSLVIFDEFHKISDKNRGWVIESSLWYLINSDSYKDIKIMLLSAIIDNGEVILDWVKETEDLNENICDNWKPTLQIKGIAKYEYIKNKYGQWVSVPKKHKYYKEAYKCHIATGFLKYFQKDLEKRTIKLFDFPRYHYKSSNKLVKKENINYESFVMGISQKLENTGGNLIFFNTKGDVESFVRSYEPYVPEKVKISQEINRLINYFEKRLGKEHLLIKGLKKGIAYHHGSLPIDMREALEDYYSKGYIKTLAATTTLAEGVNFPIQNFIYSGLKYVGQKTIDIADFKNIAGRAGRAYQSTYGQIIFVKFYPYSVKEDYLEYENYDNNVTSSLLSDEKIFEIIDEMNKKNSEDIEDFIDQASNNGFIKTLLLFYNSISENENLLDRIFSNALFSKQLQQDKLKNLLHSSKKVYHYFDKKPLRIREKVQISGLSFYSYYIVQKLAKDIVDNLDYNIRNNLKMEMLIKQEAFIQILSLKEFNKMKVRRSTPASKKIVIDDYSLFLDWTQTNINVPQLSEKYFFKVKQPYRISRITEYIKEMYEYKLSWALSILSRIINENLSLDISSNIINFINKLSQFVKYGLYSTTALDLVKLGFNSRDTINELAEFIDNNYEYFKLKELGNIISTLDHNILSDKLDSITDYELRKFITITNNLKIISKQIEKDKKVKTKIAGTKYHLCRLEEKQNILDKIKKNSKRIVLIPEPDNYYDKYAVEVYYNQTKIGYLSRNINEEVAYYLSIYTPYTIDLININVVNLNKYIEIKVKINFEV from the coding sequence ATGGAAAACATTATAAATAATCATAATATTGATAAAATATTATCTGAAATTAATAATCGTAATGATTTTTTAGAGTTAATAGAATATATTTTTTACTATGACATGGAATTACTTATAAAAGATATATCTATTAAAGAAAGTGAACTTAAAGATGATATTAATAAGTTAAAATTACTTGAGAAAATATCAATATATATTTATTCCAATTATACAAACGAATTATTTAATAAAAATCAGGATTTAAGGGATAAGGCCTTGGAACTAGTTGCGTTAACATTTGAAAGAGCATCCATATATTTTAAACATATGGATTTAAATATTATTGATGGGCGAGATATAGTTTTAAAAAGATTAAAATATTGCTTTAGGTCTTCAATTGCATATTCTCTAGCGGGTAATTCTCCTAATAGTATTTTTATGGCAAATAAAATAATAAAATTATTTAAATATATAGATAAACATGAGGGGTATTATGATAAAGATTTGATCACATTGTATCGTTTTTCAAGTTATATTCTAAATAGAAAATTTTCTCTTAGCACTTCCAAATTGTCTAAAAAACAATCATCGATACTTTTTAGCTTAACAAGATATATTAATACTGGAAATCAAGATCATTATTTTATGGCAATTAATGATTTGCAAAGTTTAATTAGTAGTAAATTAGAAAAGTGTCAGAGTGAACAGTTTTGGATATTAAGAAATATATATCTTGTCTTACAAAAATTTTATGATAATTGTGTTTGGACTGTATTATATAATATATTTGATAATAATTATATAAAACAACTAATTAAATCACGACCGCCAATCCTTGAATTATGGCCAAATCAACTCAAAATAGTAAATAACCCGAATAGTTTTTTGAATGTTGATTTTAAAAATAGGATATTAATAAACTTACCAACTAGCGGAGGAAAGAGTTTGTTAGCTGAGTTTGCATTGATAAAGGAACTAGAGAAAAACAATAATAAAAAGTGTATATATATAGTCCCAACAAATGCTCTGGTATATGAAGTATATAAACGGTTACAGGAAAGATTTAGAAGACTAGAATATAATGTGCTTAACATACCTGGTGGATATGAAGATCACGGGGAAAAATTATTTCAAGAATATAGTGTTTTAATAACTACACCAGAAAAAATGGACACAATAATTAGAAACAATATACGAAATAATTTTCTGGATGATGTTTCTTTGGTTATATTTGATGAATTTCATAAAATAAGTGACAAAAATAGAGGATGGGTTATTGAAAGTTCTTTATGGTATCTTATAAATAGCGATAGTTATAAAGACATAAAAATAATGTTGCTATCTGCAATTATAGATAATGGAGAAGTGATATTAGATTGGGTTAAAGAAACTGAAGATTTAAATGAAAACATATGTGATAATTGGAAACCGACTTTACAGATAAAAGGTATTGCTAAATATGAATATATTAAAAATAAATATGGTCAATGGGTGTCCGTACCCAAAAAACATAAGTATTATAAAGAAGCTTATAAGTGTCATATAGCTACTGGATTTTTAAAATATTTTCAGAAAGATTTAGAAAAGAGAACAATAAAATTATTTGATTTTCCAAGATATCATTATAAATCTAGTAATAAATTGGTTAAAAAAGAAAATATAAATTATGAAAGCTTTGTGATGGGCATATCACAAAAATTGGAAAATACAGGGGGTAATCTGATATTTTTTAATACAAAAGGTGATGTAGAATCGTTTGTAAGAAGTTATGAGCCTTATGTACCAGAAAAAGTTAAAATAAGTCAAGAAATTAATAGGCTAATTAATTATTTTGAAAAAAGGTTAGGAAAAGAGCATTTATTAATAAAGGGATTAAAAAAGGGTATTGCATATCATCATGGTAGTTTGCCAATTGATATGAGAGAGGCCTTAGAAGATTATTATTCAAAGGGGTATATAAAAACATTAGCAGCTACAACTACACTAGCAGAGGGTGTTAATTTTCCTATTCAAAACTTTATTTATAGTGGTTTAAAATATGTTGGTCAAAAGACTATAGACATAGCTGACTTTAAAAATATTGCTGGTAGAGCTGGAAGGGCTTATCAAAGTACATATGGGCAAATTATTTTTGTTAAATTTTATCCTTATAGTGTAAAAGAAGATTATCTAGAATACGAAAATTATGATAATAATGTAACAAGCTCTTTACTTAGTGATGAAAAAATTTTTGAAATTATAGATGAAATGAACAAAAAAAATAGTGAAGATATCGAGGACTTTATAGACCAAGCAAGTAATAACGGGTTTATAAAAACATTATTACTTTTTTATAATTCTATATCTGAGAATGAAAATTTGTTGGATAGAATATTTAGCAATGCTTTATTCTCCAAACAATTACAACAAGATAAGCTAAAAAATCTTTTACATTCAAGTAAAAAAGTATATCATTATTTTGATAAAAAACCGTTAAGAATCAGGGAAAAAGTGCAGATTAGTGGATTGTCTTTCTATTCTTACTATATTGTGCAAAAATTAGCCAAAGATATAGTTGATAATTTAGATTATAATATCCGTAATAATCTAAAAATGGAAATGTTAATAAAACAAGAGGCATTTATACAAATACTTAGTTTAAAAGAGTTTAATAAAATGAAAGTAAGAAGAAGTACACCTGCTTCGAAAAAAATTGTTATTGATGATTATAGTTTATTTTTAGACTGGACTCAGACAAATATTAATGTACCTCAACTTAGTGAAAAATATTTTTTTAAGGTTAAACAACCTTATAGAATAAGTAGAATTACAGAATATATAAAGGAGATGTATGAATATAAACTATCATGGGCATTAAGTATATTATCAAGAATAATAAATGAAAATTTAAGTCTGGATATATCATCAAACATAATTAACTTTATTAATAAATTAAGTCAATTTGTCAAATATGGTTTATATTCTACTACTGCACTAGACCTTGTGAAACTTGGTTTTAATTCTCGTGATACAATAAATGAATTAGCTGAATTCATAGATAATAATTATGAATATTTCAAATTAAAAGAATTAGGAAATATAATTAGTACCCTTGATCATAACATTTTATCAGACAAATTAGATAGTATTACTGATTATGAGTTAAGAAAGTTCATAACAATAACCAACAATTTAAAAATTATTTCTAAACAAATTGAAAAAGACAAAAAGGTAAAAACTAAAATTGCAGGCACAAAATATCATTTGTGTAGACTAGAAGAAAAACAAAATATATTAGATAAAATAAAAAAAAATTCCAAAAGAATTGTATTAATTCCTGAACCAGATAATTACTATGATAAATATGCTGTTGAAGTTTATTATAACCAAACAAAGATTGGTTATCTTTCTAGAAATATAAATGAAGAGGTGGCATATTATCTAAGTATTTATACACCTTATACAATTGATTTAATAAATATTAATGTAGTTAATTTAAATAAGTATATTGAAATTAAAGTAAAGATAAATTTTGAAGTCTAA
- a CDS encoding carbohydrate ABC transporter permease: MKIAAKKFEGYIFALPGFIYTVVVLGYPLIYNLILSFKDLNIRNLRSGNAVLVGLANYKQLFTDSTFQLILRNTFIFTIGSLVFQFTIGFILALFFSKKFKLAGPIRGLLLIAYMMPIAVTAMLGKNIFGVSEGLINDLLLKMGFISEPVQWLVSTSTALIAVIAVNCWIGIPFNMLILTSGLTNIPQRVYDSAAVDGANAWQRFYHITLPLMRPAIMAVLMLGFIYTFKAFDLMFIMTRGGPLNSTDVLGTYAYKLSFTKYQFSMGAATGMVLFCCLLVIGLFYLRLIAGEED; this comes from the coding sequence ATGAAAATAGCTGCTAAAAAATTTGAAGGATATATATTTGCTCTCCCTGGTTTTATATATACAGTAGTGGTACTGGGCTATCCGCTTATTTATAATCTTATTTTAAGTTTTAAAGATTTGAATATAAGAAACTTAAGGAGTGGAAATGCTGTATTGGTAGGTCTGGCTAATTATAAGCAGTTATTTACTGATTCAACTTTTCAACTGATATTGAGAAATACTTTTATATTTACCATTGGATCATTGGTTTTTCAGTTTACTATCGGCTTTATCCTGGCTTTGTTCTTTTCAAAGAAGTTTAAGCTAGCAGGTCCTATCAGGGGTTTGTTGTTAATTGCCTATATGATGCCGATAGCAGTAACAGCTATGTTGGGTAAAAATATTTTTGGTGTATCAGAGGGTTTGATTAATGATCTTTTATTAAAAATGGGGTTTATTAGTGAGCCTGTCCAGTGGCTGGTTAGTACCAGTACTGCTCTTATTGCAGTAATTGCAGTTAATTGTTGGATTGGTATTCCCTTTAATATGCTGATCTTAACATCTGGTTTAACGAATATTCCCCAAAGGGTATATGATAGTGCAGCTGTAGATGGAGCTAATGCCTGGCAAAGATTTTACCATATTACCCTGCCATTAATGCGTCCAGCTATCATGGCTGTACTGATGTTAGGCTTTATCTACACCTTTAAGGCCTTTGATTTGATGTTTATTATGACAAGGGGTGGTCCACTTAATTCTACTGATGTACTGGGAACCTATGCCTATAAGCTTTCTTTTACTAAATATCAATTTTCTATGGGTGCAGCAACCGGTATGGTACTTTTTTGTTGTTTATTAGTAATAGGTCTGTTTTATTTAAGGCTAATAGCTGGAGAGGAGGATTAA